The proteins below come from a single Phycisphaerae bacterium genomic window:
- a CDS encoding DUF2203 domain-containing protein, with protein MDAFEAISAPEPSSFAGKKFFSLSEANRSLILVKRVVRDVVEHYRRLRELHESYQSLDQIGDVSAADRTRQQYVVTTEHLAALREELEDIGCELRDFEIGLVDFPALRDQREIYLCWRLGEDQVQYWHEVSGGFSERHPADAQTC; from the coding sequence ATGGACGCCTTCGAGGCCATTTCAGCACCGGAACCTTCATCCTTTGCTGGCAAAAAGTTCTTCTCGCTATCAGAAGCCAACCGGTCGCTGATCCTGGTCAAGCGAGTCGTTCGCGACGTGGTTGAGCATTACCGCCGGCTTCGCGAGTTGCACGAGAGCTATCAATCCCTCGATCAGATCGGCGACGTCTCCGCGGCGGACAGGACTCGCCAGCAGTACGTCGTAACGACCGAACACCTGGCGGCCCTCCGCGAGGAGTTGGAGGACATCGGCTGCGAGCTCCGGGATTTCGAGATCGGCCTGGTGGACTTCCCGGCCCTCCGCGACCAACGCGAAATCTACCTCTGCTGGAGGCTGGGCGAAGACCAGGTTCAGTACTGGCACGAGGTCAGCGGCGGCTTCAGCGAACGGCATCCTGCCGACGCACAGACCTGCTGA
- a CDS encoding HEAT repeat domain-containing protein has protein sequence MRLWQWLIGTMLAMAGQAAAEPLTTGEWLVDLERDYRLSSPTSGSDIDEEMCLLFVQAAGRLQTAPPEAWRSQARLLELLGQPAAACQALNRYLPLAQDDVRARLWQLGLSSELLQTAEERRAFYVEQLKKPGLPAPVSSELHRLLAEYHWNRNEKGPAAEQAHAAIKDDPHNLQARQLLAVLQGKGNTPQARIGLQLAQLELNPGRLDWILTLADDLMAIGLPDEAIPWYRHAMAVIEAREGGDVPAPLLMSLAWALIEQGAETLLTAAGKQPATMPGDKPPPLPPPPQFIEAWQLTEASLNKNRVQLAPYQARIMMAALRGDGQQEFDQIRIARGIWFLLIQHDDRGQPEEEYTAKEDGGAVVRKWSPDILANFAWFLAHYGSKAGKFKLPGKFTDKETGDQYTGTWELSPLSQAERVAEMARGRDPDSLLAKRVLGSVRRQENDHAEAENRLRGIADQDIWARVELAQLLYDVAMRLADAGKREEAIAQLVAAGREATSPELRLTIRRIWASWEFRDSASHDQTKPSTSEWLKPASPAVTEEIRAATALFPKEVLPFPLQVNKHLTLNIRLLANGLRIGEPWRCAFEIRNIGSLPITIGPGLMLEPALLCIVTLRGDRERTETVSIPLDQRLQLTTGQSLSMVRTLDIGRIRAGLIGTPQVAYDAEIEAMLNPIEEPSIMAGAPPIWKPGPAGIRARSLKLRREPFRVFPDSIRSLLTETKAPVISARIAAMETLASLLAEHQHLASGRLRYAAQPIDPATVQTVILARAEDTDWEVRARLAECLRWFVLDSAATQQSVKLLNDPHWLVRGLAMRAMAEHQGARFQGVLQVVTQQDPDEWVRRMSRTLLARMTAARPNAAAQAISPPPAAKPETGL, from the coding sequence ATGCGACTGTGGCAATGGCTGATCGGAACGATGCTGGCAATGGCGGGCCAGGCCGCCGCAGAGCCGCTGACCACCGGAGAATGGCTCGTCGACCTGGAGCGCGATTATCGACTCTCTTCGCCAACGAGCGGATCGGACATCGACGAGGAAATGTGCCTGCTCTTCGTGCAGGCAGCCGGCCGCCTGCAGACGGCTCCACCCGAAGCGTGGCGGTCCCAGGCCCGGCTCCTTGAGCTCCTGGGCCAGCCGGCAGCCGCTTGCCAGGCGCTGAATCGGTACCTGCCGCTCGCCCAGGACGACGTGCGGGCGCGACTCTGGCAACTCGGCTTGAGCTCAGAACTGCTCCAGACCGCAGAAGAGCGTCGAGCCTTCTACGTCGAACAACTCAAGAAGCCCGGACTCCCTGCGCCCGTCTCCAGCGAGCTCCACCGTCTGCTCGCGGAATACCACTGGAACCGAAATGAGAAAGGGCCTGCGGCCGAGCAGGCTCATGCGGCGATCAAGGACGATCCCCACAACCTCCAGGCCCGCCAGCTCCTCGCCGTACTCCAGGGCAAGGGTAACACGCCTCAGGCCCGGATCGGCCTGCAGCTGGCCCAGTTGGAGCTCAACCCCGGGCGGCTCGACTGGATTCTGACCTTGGCCGACGATCTGATGGCCATAGGCCTGCCCGACGAGGCCATCCCCTGGTACCGCCACGCCATGGCCGTGATCGAAGCCCGCGAAGGGGGGGATGTCCCGGCTCCGCTGCTGATGTCGCTGGCCTGGGCACTGATTGAGCAGGGGGCGGAGACTCTTCTGACAGCGGCCGGGAAGCAGCCGGCCACCATGCCTGGCGACAAGCCCCCGCCCCTGCCACCGCCACCCCAGTTCATCGAGGCCTGGCAGCTGACCGAGGCATCCTTGAACAAGAACCGCGTGCAATTGGCCCCCTACCAGGCGCGGATCATGATGGCCGCGCTGCGGGGCGACGGCCAGCAGGAATTCGACCAGATCAGAATCGCGCGCGGCATCTGGTTCCTGCTCATCCAACACGACGATAGGGGGCAACCGGAGGAAGAATATACCGCGAAAGAAGACGGGGGGGCCGTCGTTAGGAAGTGGTCGCCAGACATCCTGGCGAACTTCGCCTGGTTCCTGGCCCATTACGGCTCCAAGGCAGGCAAGTTCAAACTGCCTGGTAAATTCACAGACAAGGAAACCGGCGATCAGTATACCGGAACCTGGGAGTTGAGCCCGCTGAGTCAGGCGGAACGCGTGGCGGAAATGGCTCGCGGGCGAGATCCGGATTCTCTGCTCGCGAAACGCGTGCTTGGCTCCGTCCGGCGCCAAGAAAACGATCATGCCGAGGCCGAGAATCGTCTCCGCGGCATCGCCGACCAGGATATCTGGGCCAGAGTTGAACTCGCCCAGCTCCTCTACGACGTGGCCATGCGTCTGGCCGACGCCGGGAAGCGAGAGGAGGCCATCGCCCAGCTCGTTGCCGCCGGCCGGGAAGCCACAAGCCCGGAACTGCGGTTGACGATCCGCCGGATCTGGGCAAGCTGGGAATTCCGCGATTCTGCTTCCCATGACCAGACAAAGCCGTCAACTAGTGAGTGGCTGAAACCGGCGTCACCTGCCGTCACCGAGGAAATCCGAGCCGCGACTGCGCTCTTCCCAAAGGAAGTCCTGCCATTCCCGCTGCAGGTAAACAAGCACCTCACCCTGAACATCAGGCTCCTGGCCAACGGCCTGAGAATCGGAGAACCCTGGAGATGCGCCTTCGAGATCCGCAACATCGGCAGCCTCCCCATCACCATCGGCCCGGGCCTGATGCTGGAACCGGCCCTGCTCTGCATCGTCACCCTTCGCGGCGACCGCGAGCGAACAGAGACCGTGTCAATTCCCCTTGACCAGAGACTCCAACTGACCACCGGCCAATCGCTCTCCATGGTCAGAACGCTGGATATCGGACGGATTCGAGCAGGGCTGATCGGGACACCCCAAGTGGCATACGACGCCGAAATCGAGGCTATGCTGAACCCGATCGAAGAGCCGTCGATCATGGCCGGCGCCCCGCCAATATGGAAGCCGGGGCCCGCAGGTATCAGGGCCAGGTCACTGAAGCTGCGACGGGAACCGTTCAGGGTCTTTCCCGACTCCATTCGCAGCCTGCTGACCGAGACCAAGGCTCCCGTCATCAGCGCCCGCATCGCCGCCATGGAAACCCTGGCCTCCCTCTTGGCCGAGCATCAGCACCTGGCTTCCGGCCGTCTCCGCTATGCGGCCCAGCCGATCGATCCGGCGACGGTCCAAACCGTGATCCTGGCCCGCGCCGAGGACACCGACTGGGAAGTCCGGGCCCGCCTGGCAGAGTGCCTCAGGTGGTTCGTTCTGGACAGCGCCGCAACACAGCAGAGCGTCAAGCTGCTCAACGACCCCCACTGGCTGGTCCGTGGACTCGCCATGCGCGCCATGGCGGAACATCAAGGCGCGCGATTCCAGGGCGTGCTCCAGGTGGTCACGCAACAAGACCCGGATGAATGGGTACGGCGGATGAGCCGGACACTCCTTGCCCGCATGACCGCGGCTCGCCCCAACGCAGCGGCCCAGGCCATCAGTCCGCCACCCGCC